In Felis catus isolate Fca126 chromosome A2, F.catus_Fca126_mat1.0, whole genome shotgun sequence, the following proteins share a genomic window:
- the UPP1 gene encoding uridine phosphorylase 1 isoform X2, producing the protein MEAFTKYMAKELGLDHPGAEYPNICVGTDRYVMFKVGPVLSVSHGIGIPSTSVMLHELIKLLYHARCSDVTVIRIGTSGGIGLEPGSVVITRQAVDASFKPVFEQMVLGKRVVHRTHLDERLAQELMQCGADLREFPTVLGNTMCTSDFYEGQGRLDGALCSYSEKDKQEYLEAAHAAGIRNIEMESSVLAAMCGACGLQVAVVCVTLLNRLEGDQVNSPHEVLVEYQERPQRLVGHFIKKRLAAAGNPRDL; encoded by the exons ATGGAAGCGTTCACCAAATACATGGCCAAGGAGCTGGGCCTTGACCACCCAGGTGCAGAATATCCCAACATCTGCGTGGGGACCGACCGCTATGTCATGTTCAAAGTGGGCCCCGTGCTGTCTGTCAGC CACGGCATCGGCATCCCTTCTACCTCAGTCATGCTGCACGAGCTCATCAAGCTTCTGTACCACGCCCGCTGCTCCGACGTCACTGTCATCCGCATCGGCACCTCGGGTGGGATCG GTTTGGAGCCTGGCTCTGTGGTCATCACCCGCCAGGCGGTGGATGCCTCCTTCAAGCCTGTGTTCGAGCAGATGGTCCTGGGGAAGCGGGTGGTTCATAGGACACACCTGGATGAGCGGCTCGCGCAGGAGCTGATGCAGTGCGGTGCAGACCTGCGGGAGTTCCCCACGGTCCTGGGGAACACCATGTGCACCTCTGACTTCTATGAAG GGCAAGGGCGTCTGGACGGTGCCCTCTGCTCCTACTCAGAGAAGGACAAGCAGGAGTACTTGGAGGCGGCCCACGCGGCCGGCATCCGCAACATTGAGATGGAGTCTTCGGTCCTGGCTGCCATGTGCGGCGCGTGCGGCCTCCAAG TGGCCGTGGTCTGTGTCACTCTGCTGAACCGCCTGGAAGGGGACCAGGTCAACAGTCCTCATGAGGTGCTGGTCGAGTACCAGGAGCGGCCACAGCGCCTGGTGGGTCACTTCATCAAGAAGCGCCTCGCGGCTGCCGGAAACCCCCGGGATCTCTGA
- the UPP1 gene encoding uridine phosphorylase 1 isoform X1: MASSGLQTKKRDNHNGHFVQPTNPNVATMQEDVLYHFHLSTSTHDLPAMFGDVKFVCVGGSPTRMEAFTKYMAKELGLDHPGAEYPNICVGTDRYVMFKVGPVLSVSHGIGIPSTSVMLHELIKLLYHARCSDVTVIRIGTSGGIGLEPGSVVITRQAVDASFKPVFEQMVLGKRVVHRTHLDERLAQELMQCGADLREFPTVLGNTMCTSDFYEGQGRLDGALCSYSEKDKQEYLEAAHAAGIRNIEMESSVLAAMCGACGLQVAVVCVTLLNRLEGDQVNSPHEVLVEYQERPQRLVGHFIKKRLAAAGNPRDL; encoded by the exons ATGGCTTCCTCGGGACTCCAAACAAAGAAACGTGACAATCACAA TGGCCACTTTGTACAACCCACCAACCCAAATGTAGCAACAATGCAAGAAGATGTCCTGTACCACTTCCATCTCAGCACCAGCACGCACGATCTCCCTGCTATGTTTGGAGATGTGAAG TTCGTGTGTGTCGGGGGAAGCCCCACCCGGATGGAAGCGTTCACCAAATACATGGCCAAGGAGCTGGGCCTTGACCACCCAGGTGCAGAATATCCCAACATCTGCGTGGGGACCGACCGCTATGTCATGTTCAAAGTGGGCCCCGTGCTGTCTGTCAGC CACGGCATCGGCATCCCTTCTACCTCAGTCATGCTGCACGAGCTCATCAAGCTTCTGTACCACGCCCGCTGCTCCGACGTCACTGTCATCCGCATCGGCACCTCGGGTGGGATCG GTTTGGAGCCTGGCTCTGTGGTCATCACCCGCCAGGCGGTGGATGCCTCCTTCAAGCCTGTGTTCGAGCAGATGGTCCTGGGGAAGCGGGTGGTTCATAGGACACACCTGGATGAGCGGCTCGCGCAGGAGCTGATGCAGTGCGGTGCAGACCTGCGGGAGTTCCCCACGGTCCTGGGGAACACCATGTGCACCTCTGACTTCTATGAAG GGCAAGGGCGTCTGGACGGTGCCCTCTGCTCCTACTCAGAGAAGGACAAGCAGGAGTACTTGGAGGCGGCCCACGCGGCCGGCATCCGCAACATTGAGATGGAGTCTTCGGTCCTGGCTGCCATGTGCGGCGCGTGCGGCCTCCAAG TGGCCGTGGTCTGTGTCACTCTGCTGAACCGCCTGGAAGGGGACCAGGTCAACAGTCCTCATGAGGTGCTGGTCGAGTACCAGGAGCGGCCACAGCGCCTGGTGGGTCACTTCATCAAGAAGCGCCTCGCGGCTGCCGGAAACCCCCGGGATCTCTGA
- the UPP1 gene encoding uridine phosphorylase 1 isoform X3: protein MHYPVFSGLEPGSVVITRQAVDASFKPVFEQMVLGKRVVHRTHLDERLAQELMQCGADLREFPTVLGNTMCTSDFYEGQGRLDGALCSYSEKDKQEYLEAAHAAGIRNIEMESSVLAAMCGACGLQVAVVCVTLLNRLEGDQVNSPHEVLVEYQERPQRLVGHFIKKRLAAAGNPRDL from the exons ATGCATTATCCCGTTTTCTCAG GTTTGGAGCCTGGCTCTGTGGTCATCACCCGCCAGGCGGTGGATGCCTCCTTCAAGCCTGTGTTCGAGCAGATGGTCCTGGGGAAGCGGGTGGTTCATAGGACACACCTGGATGAGCGGCTCGCGCAGGAGCTGATGCAGTGCGGTGCAGACCTGCGGGAGTTCCCCACGGTCCTGGGGAACACCATGTGCACCTCTGACTTCTATGAAG GGCAAGGGCGTCTGGACGGTGCCCTCTGCTCCTACTCAGAGAAGGACAAGCAGGAGTACTTGGAGGCGGCCCACGCGGCCGGCATCCGCAACATTGAGATGGAGTCTTCGGTCCTGGCTGCCATGTGCGGCGCGTGCGGCCTCCAAG TGGCCGTGGTCTGTGTCACTCTGCTGAACCGCCTGGAAGGGGACCAGGTCAACAGTCCTCATGAGGTGCTGGTCGAGTACCAGGAGCGGCCACAGCGCCTGGTGGGTCACTTCATCAAGAAGCGCCTCGCGGCTGCCGGAAACCCCCGGGATCTCTGA